A genome region from Labilibaculum antarcticum includes the following:
- a CDS encoding PorP/SprF family type IX secretion system membrane protein → MKKALFAFCILIAGTVYTGKAQDIRFSQFYANKLYLNPALAGSTNYSNVSLNYRNQWPNLDLPYVTYSVSFDNFYESINGGIGITVIQDDQGDGALKTTSFAGMYSFYLKINDDLIIRPALQAAYMQKKVDWTNLVFPDQVSPIYGNTFPHNNNADPANRKRDGWDFSLGAIAYYKDFYFGLAAHHLSKPDLSFDDELEDKLETKYTFHAGAEFVLGGRSRSYVDKWILAPALLFQKQGDFSQMNYGLYASKSSMVFGLWFNQNFELNYDSFIAMVGFVTERFKVAYSYDYAITKLIHTNTGAHEVSFSFPLAFDTSKRKRKIKAVRSPVF, encoded by the coding sequence ATGAAAAAGGCACTATTTGCTTTTTGTATATTGATTGCAGGAACTGTTTATACTGGCAAAGCTCAGGATATTCGTTTTTCTCAATTTTATGCTAATAAACTCTATCTGAATCCAGCTCTTGCCGGTTCTACCAATTATTCCAATGTAAGTTTAAATTATAGGAATCAATGGCCAAATCTCGATTTGCCATATGTGACATATAGTGTCTCATTTGACAACTTCTACGAATCTATAAATGGAGGAATTGGTATTACAGTGATTCAGGATGATCAGGGCGACGGAGCACTCAAAACAACTTCTTTTGCCGGCATGTATTCTTTTTATCTGAAAATTAACGATGATTTAATAATAAGGCCAGCCTTGCAAGCTGCTTATATGCAGAAAAAAGTGGATTGGACAAATTTAGTGTTTCCAGATCAGGTTTCACCAATTTATGGAAATACATTTCCTCATAATAATAACGCGGATCCTGCAAATAGAAAAAGAGATGGTTGGGATTTTTCTTTGGGAGCAATCGCTTACTACAAAGATTTTTACTTTGGTCTTGCTGCTCACCATTTGTCAAAGCCAGATCTCAGTTTTGATGATGAACTAGAAGACAAGTTGGAAACGAAATATACTTTTCACGCAGGAGCTGAATTTGTATTAGGTGGAAGAAGTCGTAGTTATGTGGATAAATGGATTTTAGCCCCAGCACTGTTATTTCAGAAGCAAGGAGATTTTTCTCAGATGAATTACGGTTTGTATGCCAGTAAAAGTTCAATGGTTTTTGGATTGTGGTTCAATCAGAATTTTGAGCTGAATTACGATTCATTTATTGCCATGGTAGGATTTGTTACCGAAAGATTTAAAGTAGCTTATAGTTACGATTACGCAATCACAAAATTGATACATACCAATACTGGGGCGCATGAGGTTTCGTTCTCTTTTCCATTGGCATTTGATACAAGTAAAAGAAAAAGAAAGATTAAAGCTGTTCGTTCACCTGTATTTTAA